The Anomaloglossus baeobatrachus isolate aAnoBae1 chromosome 10, aAnoBae1.hap1, whole genome shotgun sequence genome has a segment encoding these proteins:
- the NRIP3 gene encoding nuclear receptor-interacting protein 3 isoform X1, translating into MSRRVQTLHYIVYSPLPPLQTVCYLPEPPLPLPPAPLPPPLAPLPPPPAPLPPPPAPLPPPLALLPPPPAPLPPPLLLSPAPLPLSPAPLPPPLLLSPAPLPLSPAPLPPPLLLSPAPLPPSPAPLPPPLLLSPAPLPLSPAPLPVYLAPLLTVVFASHRNDDIAPNQQFKRGAMDISRLKEHFRSYKKEEAISLPYNVRSIGQVERVAVTLGRVSLDCSAAVVDDKERSFSLGLQALRSLKCVINLEKNHLEVGRADREVVPFIASRGAAKEERSSEA; encoded by the exons ATGAGTCGCCGAGTCCAGACATTGCATTACATCGTGTACAGTCCTCTGCCACCACTGCAAACCGTCTGCTACCTGCCGGAGCCACCTCTGCCGCTACCTCCGGCTCCTCTGCCGCCACCTCTGGCTCCTCTGCCGCCACCTCCGGCTCCTCTGCCGCCACCTCCGGCTCCTCTGCCGCCACCTCTGGCTCTTCTGCCGCCACCTCCGGCTCCTCTGCCGCCACCTCTGCTGCTATCTCCGGCTCCTCTACCGCTATCTCCGGCTCCTCTGCCGCCACCTCTGCTGCTATCTCCGGCTCCTCTACCGCTATCTCCGGCTCCTCTGCCGCCACCTCTGCTGCTATCTCCGGCTCCTCTACCGCCATCTCCGGCTCCTCTGCCGCCACCTCTGCTGCTATCTCCGGCTCCTCTACCGCTATCTCCGGCTCCTCTGCCGGTATATCTGGCTCCTCTCTTGACGGTTGTGTTTGCATCACACCGCAATGATGACATCGCGCCCAACCAGCAATTCAAAAGAGGAGCCATGGACATCAGCAG GCTGAAGGAACATTTCAGGTCCTACAagaaagaggaggccatatctctgCCCTACAACGTGCGGAGCATCGGTCAGGTGGAGCGCGTGGCGGTGACGCTGGGCCGCGTGTCCCTGGACTGCAGCGCCGCCGTGGTGG ATGACAAGGAGCGAAGCTTCTCCCTGGGTCTCCAGGCCCTGCGCTCGCTGAAG TGTGTGATAAACCTGGAGAAGAACCATCTTGAGGTGGGAAGAGCGGACAGAGAGGTGGTGCCGTTCATCGCGAGCCGCGGCGCTGCCAAGGAGGAGCG CTCATCGGAAGCATAA